A single window of Liolophura sinensis isolate JHLJ2023 chromosome 6, CUHK_Ljap_v2, whole genome shotgun sequence DNA harbors:
- the LOC135467274 gene encoding phenazine biosynthesis-like domain-containing protein 1 translates to MESSDRREYPLYTVDAFTAVPFCGNPAAVCVVTEDRLSDIEMQKMAAEVGLSETAFIEADTDEEFKTVSRFRLRWFTPTTEVPLCGHATLASAAVLFFVIGNQSEMLEFDTHSGILATRREGEEITLNFPLNPSTRQVHDRAGRNEDFLELFKYIVDEDKVLAVEYSSTTKKLLLRLHDNVSREFLENLKVDTQQLMKCQLTTEVRGVIVTVIGSAHKEIKAYDFISRYFAPWNGIPEDPVTGSAHTVLASYWSIVLNKTEMCAHQCSPRGGDLRIRLRGDRVELIGQAVVMVTGKLTI, encoded by the exons ATGGAGAGCAGTGATCGTAGAGAGTACCCGCTATACACCGTCGATGCATTTACAGCTGTGCCCTTTTGTGGTAACCCAGCAGCAGTTTGCGTGGTTACTGAAGACCGT CTGAGTGACATTGAGATGCAGAAAATGGCAGCTGAAGTGGGTCTATCAGAAACAGCTTTTATAGAGGCTGACACAGATGAGGAATTCAAAACTG TCTCTAGATTCAGACTGAGATGGTTCACTCCCACGACTGAGGTGCCACTGTGTGGTCATGCCACCCTCGCCTCTGCAGCTGTCTTATTCTTTGTTATCG GAAATCAGTCAGAAATGCTAGAGTTTGACACACACAGTGGAATCCTTGCTACTCGGCGCGAGGGGGAGGAAATCACATTGAACTTTCCACTCAATCCCAGCACACGACAGGTACACGACAGGGCTGGG aggAATGAAGATTTCTTGGAGCTATTCAAg TATATTGTTGATGAAGACAAGGTGCTTGCTGTAGAATATTCCTCAACTACTAAAAAACTGTTGCTACGGTTACATGATAATGTGTCAAG GGAATTCCTTGAGAATTTAAAGGTTGATACACAACAACTGATGAAATGTCAGTTGACAACAGAAGTCAGAGGTGTGATTGTTACAGTGATTGGCTCCGCCCACAAGGAGATCAAAGCA TATGATTTTATTTCTCGGTATTTTGCTCCCTGGAATGGAATTCCAGAGGACCCTGTTACAG GTTCAGCACACACagttttggcaagttactggtcAATAGTGTTGAACAAGACAGAAATGTGTG CGCATCAATGTTCTCCTCGAGGTGGTGATTTGCGCATCAGGCTGCGTGGAGATCGGGTGGAGTTGATTGGTCAggctgttgtcatggtgacagGAAAGCTTACTATCTGA
- the LOC135466639 gene encoding zinc finger protein ZXDC-like isoform X1 has protein sequence MSRKGGQNKGKDGGALLAPHGGTVSERADNEIGLREITQQENDRLVVVGAGTRQNGDGGGSPVVVTTSGDDDRPLVLQAQIVHGTTSSLISLDTNVVEASPEWLKKNLENVGFQLSSDQDELDGHLSSKSKGIGDFFVVADSGEVEVEGLGSGVETGASSVSMEEDGGCVTGDLGEVPMGIDSQLSKPEEHLTPGDLALTTPITDSLASTMSGATNSSLVTDSSLVTDISDPKTLPDKKLFNSDSDSSDEEDLGLLEFHDLQQSNKNNTLLTPHELENIPDECLDLEESLAPSVDDIVKKMWSSGNNISELTGSTGVSLLTDNSKINNVDLATTSCSSPARENMVTQQPAVSVSGVTALSTAPVITYNSTPSVVLPGPVLSVSQAGASKVNAGLTNSTSSLPANCTLATIYISTDKGANSTQIRVNTGGGQQLYQLNTASLTGAPPMATVVQNPVPQPVTTPSSQQQGDMVTPPAECLTGYLLLPVGQSDTNGILMSVPLGSVTQANEEQALEPSEIVPGQAYDSTKKIWQCPEDGCGKAFRKQSKLRIHLMRHTGERPFKCSRPGCGWAFTTAYKLRRHGESHEGRKDYVCDIDGCMRKFTTIYNLNSHRRLHERPCNELCPEPGCGQRFHTKRKLDLHMKNHVGAEKNYKCPVVGCNKVFFSPNCMGSHARVHQQEREDLTCKFEGCGKTFEKLCRLKQHMRSHTGEKPYLCTYEGCGWAFTTASKLTRHINKHTGERRWECPIEGCGKAFMRAEHLKGHVVTHSGARPFLCPVEGCNSRFTAKSSLYVHLKKHDHSGEKIIYFCPMEGCEKKYATKSCLRNHITKHYSSSVSVTDHTHFDLVPLLAGDDLPEGSLDNFPTPQSDSVTTPVSAVNINTSIPTSLLGTSDPVLISPSDYIATGVDQPVMTASSFPTDSLTQQLSSNMVTQFIVANDLQSPGVFPGALLGVPPATMMVPGSPVTVCTNCAAPALTCTCTQSPETPTAPSTNNNNKHKAKISIGKGAASRVTQENTSGSARTDYLSNHMLSDRAKKRRLMLKDKIDLPTLPVPTSMVANRSLVTLTDSAMTSSTSTFRTSEVMNSQGITYRDPDTGTTYVQTQLLQDDPPNPELYPDETSLTSELATLHDTPSTDVSSEFTGTTINLQDLE, from the exons ATGTCGCGAAAAGGGGGACAAAATAAAGGAAAAGATGGCGGCGCCCTGTTGGCCCCACATGGGGGAACTGTCAGCGAGAGAGCAGACAACGAAATAGGTTTGAGAGAAATCACACAGCAAGAAAACGATCGACTTGTCGTGGTAGGAGCTGGTACCAGACAAAATGGCGATGGCGGTGGTAGCCCTGTTGTTGTCACAACATCCGGTGATGATGACAGGCCGCTGGTTCTGCAGGCCCAGATTGTTCATGGGACGACCAGTTCACTCATTAGTTTGGACACTAACGTTGTGGAGGCCAGCCCCGAATGGCTGAAgaaaaatcttgaaaatgtAGGATTTCAATTGAGCTCCGATCAAGATGAGTTGGACGGGCATCTGTCGTCCAAGTCGAAGGGCATCGGGGATTTCTTTGTGGTTGCCGATAGCGGCGAAGTAGAGGTGGAAGGGCTGGGTAGCGGAGTGGAGACTGGAGCTAGCTCAGTCAGTATGGAAGAGGACGGGGGATGTGTGACAGGGGATTTAGGGGAAGTGCCCATGGGAATCGATTCTCAGCTGTCTAAACCAGAGGAGCATCTCACTCCAGGCGATTTAGCATTGACAACACCGATAACTGATAGTTTGGCCAGCACCATGTCAGGGGCAACTAACTCGTCCCTGGTAACCGACTCATCATTGGTCACTGATATCAGTGATCCTAAAACTCTGCCAGACAAAAAGCTGTTTAATTCGGACTCTGATTCAAGTGATGAGGAGGATTTAGGCCTTCTAGAATTCCATGATTTgcagcagtcaaataaaaacaatacactGCTCACACCACACGAATTAGAAAATATTCCAGATGAGTGTTTAGATTTGGAAGAAAGTTTAGCACCTTCTGTGGAtgatattgtgaaaaaaatgtggtCAAGTGGTAATAACATTTCAGAACTTACTGGATCAACAGGCGTTTCATTACTGACAGACAACAGCAAAATTAACAATGTCGATCTCGCTACTACAAGTTGTAGTTCACCTGCTCGTGAAAATATGGTGACCCAACAACCTGCAGTTTCTGTGAGTGGTGTGACTGCTTTGAGCACTGCCCCTGTTATCACATACAATTCTACTCCAAGTGTGGTGCTACCAGGACCAGTGCTTTCTGTGTCACAGGCGGGAGCCAGTAAAGTGAATGCTGGACTTACAAACTCAACGAGTTCGCTTCCAGCAAACTGTACTCTAGCCACAATATATATCTCCACTGACAAGGGAGCAAACTCTACTCAGATCCGTGTGAATACTGGTGGTGGTCAGCAGTTGTACCAGCTGAACACCGCGTCTTTGACAGGAGCACCACCCATGGCTACTGTGGTACAGAATCCAGTGCCACAACCTGTGACAACGCCATCAAGCCAACAACAAGGTGATATGGTCACACCACCTGCAGAATGCTTAACAG GTTATTTATTATTACCAGTGGGTCAGTCTGACACCAATGGGATTTTAATGTCTGTGCCGTTGGGGAGTGTGACGCAAGCGAATGAGGAACAGGCTCTG GAGCCATCTGAGATTGTGCCAGGTCAGGCCTATGACAGTACTAAGAAGATCTGGCAATGTCCAGAAGATGGCTGTGGGAAAGCTTTCAGAAAACAGTCCAAGCTGAGAATACATCTGATGAGACACACAGGGGAAAGGCCATTCAAG TGTTCTCGTCCTGGTTGTGGTTGGGCGTTCACAACCGCTTATAAATTACGACGACATGGAGAGTCTCACGAAGGACGGAAGGATTATGTG TGTGATATCGATGGATGTATGCGGAAATTTACAACAATCTACAACCTGAACTCCCATCGGCGTTTACATGAACGTCCTTGTAACGAACTCTGTCCCGAGCCAGGATGTGGTCAGCGCTTCCACACAAAACGAAAACTTGACCTGCACATGAAAAATCACGTGGGAGCAGAGAAAAATTACAA GTGCCCAGTTGTAGGCTGTAACAAGGTGTTTTTCTCACCCAACTGTATGGGTTCCCATGCCCGAGTGCACCAGCAGGAGAGAGAAGATCTGACGTGCAAGTTTGAAGGCTGTGGGAAGACATTTGAGAAATTGTGTCGGCTCAAGCAGCACATGAGGTCCCACACTGGGGAGAAACCCTACCTGTGTACTTATGAG GGATGTGGCTGGGCATTTACCACAGCGAGCAAATTAACTCGGCACATCAACAAGCATACAGGAGAACGGAGATGGGAGTGTCCAATAGAGGGGTGTGGCAAAGCATTCATGAGGGCAGAGCATCTCAAAGGTCATGTGGTCACACACAGTGGTGCACGACCATTCCTCTGCCCAGTGGAAG GGTGCAACTCAAGATTTACAGCAAAGAGTAGTTTATATGTTCATTTGAAAAAACATGACCACTCGGGAGAAAAAATTATCTACTTCTGTCCGATGGAAGGCTGTGAGAAAAAGTACGCTACCAAATCCTGCTTGAGGAACCATATCACGAAGCATTATTCTTCCTCGGTGTCAG TAACAGACCACACTCACTTTGATCTTGTCCCCTTGCTGGCTGGTGATGACTTACCTGAGGGCTCATTAGATAACTTCCCCACCCCACAGAGTGACTCTGTCACAACACCTGTATCAG ccGTGAACATCAATACATCCATACCCACATCATTATTAGGCACGTCAGACCCGGTGTTAATTAGCCCCAGCGATTACATAGCAACAG GTGTAGACCAGCCTGTGATGACAGCCAGCTCCTTCCCCACTGACAGCCTCACACAACAGCTCAGCTCTAATATGGTTACACAGTTCATAGTAGCCAATGATCTCCAGTCTCCAGGCGTGTTTCCCGGGGCCCTGCTGGGGGTTCCTCCTGCCACCATGATGGTGCCGGGCAGTCCTGTCACAGTCTGTACGAACTGCGCTGCACCTGCGTTGACCTGTACCTGCACTCAGAGTCCTGAAACCCCTACAGCACCctccaccaacaacaacaacaaacataaAGCCAAAATCTCCATTGGGAAAG GTGCTGCGTCACGGGTGACTCAGGAGAACACCAGTGGGTCAGCGAGGACGGATTACCTTAGTAACCACATGCTAAGTGACAGAGCCAAGAAAAGACGTCTGATGCTGAAGGATAAAATAGACCTACCCACTTTACCAG TTCCTACAAGTATGGTAGCAAACCGAAGCCTAGTAACACTCACTGATAGTGCAATGACCTCTTCAACTTCGACCTTTAGGACTTCTGAGGTCATGAACTCTCAGGGTATCACATATAGAGACCCTGACACAGGGACCACATATGTACAGACCCAGTTATTGCAG GATGACCCACCAAACCCAGAGCTTTACCCAGATGAAACTTCCCTAACATCAGAACTAGCTACACTCCATGACACTCCCAGTACAGATGTGAGCTCTGAATTCACAGGAACGACCATCAACCTTCAGGATTTGGAGTGA
- the LOC135466639 gene encoding zinc finger protein ZXDC-like isoform X2, with protein sequence MSRKGGQNKGKDGGALLAPHGGTVSERADNEIGLREITQQENDRLVVVGAGTRQNGDGGGSPVVVTTSGDDDRPLVLQAQIVHGTTSSLISLDTNVVEASPEWLKKNLENVGFQLSSDQDELDGHLSSKSKGIGDFFVVADSGEVEVEGLGSGVETGASSVSMEEDGGCVTGDLGEVPMGIDSQLSKPEEHLTPGDLALTTPITDSLASTMSGATNSSLVTDSSLVTDISDPKTLPDKKLFNSDSDSSDEEDLGLLEFHDLQQSNKNNTLLTPHELENIPDECLDLEESLAPSVDDIVKKMWSSGNNISELTGSTGVSLLTDNSKINNVDLATTSCSSPARENMVTQQPAVSVSGVTALSTAPVITYNSTPSVVLPGPVLSVSQAGASKVNAGLTNSTSSLPANCTLATIYISTDKGANSTQIRVNTGGGQQLYQLNTASLTGAPPMATVVQNPVPQPVTTPSSQQQGYLLLPVGQSDTNGILMSVPLGSVTQANEEQALEPSEIVPGQAYDSTKKIWQCPEDGCGKAFRKQSKLRIHLMRHTGERPFKCSRPGCGWAFTTAYKLRRHGESHEGRKDYVCDIDGCMRKFTTIYNLNSHRRLHERPCNELCPEPGCGQRFHTKRKLDLHMKNHVGAEKNYKCPVVGCNKVFFSPNCMGSHARVHQQEREDLTCKFEGCGKTFEKLCRLKQHMRSHTGEKPYLCTYEGCGWAFTTASKLTRHINKHTGERRWECPIEGCGKAFMRAEHLKGHVVTHSGARPFLCPVEGCNSRFTAKSSLYVHLKKHDHSGEKIIYFCPMEGCEKKYATKSCLRNHITKHYSSSVSVTDHTHFDLVPLLAGDDLPEGSLDNFPTPQSDSVTTPVSAVNINTSIPTSLLGTSDPVLISPSDYIATGVDQPVMTASSFPTDSLTQQLSSNMVTQFIVANDLQSPGVFPGALLGVPPATMMVPGSPVTVCTNCAAPALTCTCTQSPETPTAPSTNNNNKHKAKISIGKGAASRVTQENTSGSARTDYLSNHMLSDRAKKRRLMLKDKIDLPTLPVPTSMVANRSLVTLTDSAMTSSTSTFRTSEVMNSQGITYRDPDTGTTYVQTQLLQDDPPNPELYPDETSLTSELATLHDTPSTDVSSEFTGTTINLQDLE encoded by the exons ATGTCGCGAAAAGGGGGACAAAATAAAGGAAAAGATGGCGGCGCCCTGTTGGCCCCACATGGGGGAACTGTCAGCGAGAGAGCAGACAACGAAATAGGTTTGAGAGAAATCACACAGCAAGAAAACGATCGACTTGTCGTGGTAGGAGCTGGTACCAGACAAAATGGCGATGGCGGTGGTAGCCCTGTTGTTGTCACAACATCCGGTGATGATGACAGGCCGCTGGTTCTGCAGGCCCAGATTGTTCATGGGACGACCAGTTCACTCATTAGTTTGGACACTAACGTTGTGGAGGCCAGCCCCGAATGGCTGAAgaaaaatcttgaaaatgtAGGATTTCAATTGAGCTCCGATCAAGATGAGTTGGACGGGCATCTGTCGTCCAAGTCGAAGGGCATCGGGGATTTCTTTGTGGTTGCCGATAGCGGCGAAGTAGAGGTGGAAGGGCTGGGTAGCGGAGTGGAGACTGGAGCTAGCTCAGTCAGTATGGAAGAGGACGGGGGATGTGTGACAGGGGATTTAGGGGAAGTGCCCATGGGAATCGATTCTCAGCTGTCTAAACCAGAGGAGCATCTCACTCCAGGCGATTTAGCATTGACAACACCGATAACTGATAGTTTGGCCAGCACCATGTCAGGGGCAACTAACTCGTCCCTGGTAACCGACTCATCATTGGTCACTGATATCAGTGATCCTAAAACTCTGCCAGACAAAAAGCTGTTTAATTCGGACTCTGATTCAAGTGATGAGGAGGATTTAGGCCTTCTAGAATTCCATGATTTgcagcagtcaaataaaaacaatacactGCTCACACCACACGAATTAGAAAATATTCCAGATGAGTGTTTAGATTTGGAAGAAAGTTTAGCACCTTCTGTGGAtgatattgtgaaaaaaatgtggtCAAGTGGTAATAACATTTCAGAACTTACTGGATCAACAGGCGTTTCATTACTGACAGACAACAGCAAAATTAACAATGTCGATCTCGCTACTACAAGTTGTAGTTCACCTGCTCGTGAAAATATGGTGACCCAACAACCTGCAGTTTCTGTGAGTGGTGTGACTGCTTTGAGCACTGCCCCTGTTATCACATACAATTCTACTCCAAGTGTGGTGCTACCAGGACCAGTGCTTTCTGTGTCACAGGCGGGAGCCAGTAAAGTGAATGCTGGACTTACAAACTCAACGAGTTCGCTTCCAGCAAACTGTACTCTAGCCACAATATATATCTCCACTGACAAGGGAGCAAACTCTACTCAGATCCGTGTGAATACTGGTGGTGGTCAGCAGTTGTACCAGCTGAACACCGCGTCTTTGACAGGAGCACCACCCATGGCTACTGTGGTACAGAATCCAGTGCCACAACCTGTGACAACGCCATCAAGCCAACAACAAG GTTATTTATTATTACCAGTGGGTCAGTCTGACACCAATGGGATTTTAATGTCTGTGCCGTTGGGGAGTGTGACGCAAGCGAATGAGGAACAGGCTCTG GAGCCATCTGAGATTGTGCCAGGTCAGGCCTATGACAGTACTAAGAAGATCTGGCAATGTCCAGAAGATGGCTGTGGGAAAGCTTTCAGAAAACAGTCCAAGCTGAGAATACATCTGATGAGACACACAGGGGAAAGGCCATTCAAG TGTTCTCGTCCTGGTTGTGGTTGGGCGTTCACAACCGCTTATAAATTACGACGACATGGAGAGTCTCACGAAGGACGGAAGGATTATGTG TGTGATATCGATGGATGTATGCGGAAATTTACAACAATCTACAACCTGAACTCCCATCGGCGTTTACATGAACGTCCTTGTAACGAACTCTGTCCCGAGCCAGGATGTGGTCAGCGCTTCCACACAAAACGAAAACTTGACCTGCACATGAAAAATCACGTGGGAGCAGAGAAAAATTACAA GTGCCCAGTTGTAGGCTGTAACAAGGTGTTTTTCTCACCCAACTGTATGGGTTCCCATGCCCGAGTGCACCAGCAGGAGAGAGAAGATCTGACGTGCAAGTTTGAAGGCTGTGGGAAGACATTTGAGAAATTGTGTCGGCTCAAGCAGCACATGAGGTCCCACACTGGGGAGAAACCCTACCTGTGTACTTATGAG GGATGTGGCTGGGCATTTACCACAGCGAGCAAATTAACTCGGCACATCAACAAGCATACAGGAGAACGGAGATGGGAGTGTCCAATAGAGGGGTGTGGCAAAGCATTCATGAGGGCAGAGCATCTCAAAGGTCATGTGGTCACACACAGTGGTGCACGACCATTCCTCTGCCCAGTGGAAG GGTGCAACTCAAGATTTACAGCAAAGAGTAGTTTATATGTTCATTTGAAAAAACATGACCACTCGGGAGAAAAAATTATCTACTTCTGTCCGATGGAAGGCTGTGAGAAAAAGTACGCTACCAAATCCTGCTTGAGGAACCATATCACGAAGCATTATTCTTCCTCGGTGTCAG TAACAGACCACACTCACTTTGATCTTGTCCCCTTGCTGGCTGGTGATGACTTACCTGAGGGCTCATTAGATAACTTCCCCACCCCACAGAGTGACTCTGTCACAACACCTGTATCAG ccGTGAACATCAATACATCCATACCCACATCATTATTAGGCACGTCAGACCCGGTGTTAATTAGCCCCAGCGATTACATAGCAACAG GTGTAGACCAGCCTGTGATGACAGCCAGCTCCTTCCCCACTGACAGCCTCACACAACAGCTCAGCTCTAATATGGTTACACAGTTCATAGTAGCCAATGATCTCCAGTCTCCAGGCGTGTTTCCCGGGGCCCTGCTGGGGGTTCCTCCTGCCACCATGATGGTGCCGGGCAGTCCTGTCACAGTCTGTACGAACTGCGCTGCACCTGCGTTGACCTGTACCTGCACTCAGAGTCCTGAAACCCCTACAGCACCctccaccaacaacaacaacaaacataaAGCCAAAATCTCCATTGGGAAAG GTGCTGCGTCACGGGTGACTCAGGAGAACACCAGTGGGTCAGCGAGGACGGATTACCTTAGTAACCACATGCTAAGTGACAGAGCCAAGAAAAGACGTCTGATGCTGAAGGATAAAATAGACCTACCCACTTTACCAG TTCCTACAAGTATGGTAGCAAACCGAAGCCTAGTAACACTCACTGATAGTGCAATGACCTCTTCAACTTCGACCTTTAGGACTTCTGAGGTCATGAACTCTCAGGGTATCACATATAGAGACCCTGACACAGGGACCACATATGTACAGACCCAGTTATTGCAG GATGACCCACCAAACCCAGAGCTTTACCCAGATGAAACTTCCCTAACATCAGAACTAGCTACACTCCATGACACTCCCAGTACAGATGTGAGCTCTGAATTCACAGGAACGACCATCAACCTTCAGGATTTGGAGTGA